The window TCAACCGGACAAACATCAGCGCAAGCGCCACAATCGGTGCAAACATCCGGATCAATTTTGTAGATTTCACCCTCAGAGATTGCCTCCACGGGGCACTCATCAATGCATGTACCGCAAGCAGTACAATCTTCACTAATTACGTATGCCATTTCAATTAAATATTAAGGTTAAACAATTTGATGCAAAGGTCTGCATATTTTTTTTTATAGCATTCATTTAACCTCCATTTTCATAAATTTATAGACAGTCTAAATTGATAACCCGCAAATTATTGACAATCAGCAATTAATTTACGATTTGGCTCCTAAGTAAACATGTTGTTACAATCAAATCGCCGTTTATTGTAAATTTGCAGCTATTCATTTTTAAAACAAAACAACGAAATGACCGATTTCAAAAATGCCATTCTTCAAGGGATTCCAGACATTCTTCCTGCCCCTGCTCCTTATGATACAAAGGTTTCACATGCACCGGTGCGAAAAGATATTTTGACTCCGGAAGAAAAAAAACTGGCGCTGTGCAATGCACTCCGCTATTTCGACAAAAAGCACCATGCTGTGCTGGTCAGTGAGTTCAAAGAAGAACTCGATCGTTTTGGCCGCATTTATATGCATCGGTTCAGGCCTGCCTATAAAATGTTTGCCCGCAGCATCGAAGAGTATCCTTACCGTTCACAGCATGCGGCAGCCATTATGCTGATGATCCAGAATAATCTTGATCCGGCAGTGGCGCAGCATCCCCATGAGCTGATCACTTACGGTGGCAATGGTGCGGTTTTTCAGAACTGGGCGCAGTACCTGCTCACCATGCAATACCTGGCCACTATGACCGACAAACAAACGCTGGTGATGTACTCAGGTCACCCGATGGGCTTGTTCCCTTCGCATAAAGACGCTCCGAGGGTGGTTGTTACCAATGGAATGATGATTCCCAATTATTCAAAGCCCGACGACTGGGAAAAATTCAATGCGCTGGGAGTGACCCAATACGGGCAAATGACTGCCGGATCGTATATGTACATTGGCCCACAGGGAATAGTGCATGGTACAACCATTACGATTATGAATGCAGCACGGATGATTGGTGCAAACTCAGATGAGGGTATTGGTGGGAAGTTGTTTGTTTCATCGGGACTGGGAGGGATGTCGGGCGCTCAGGCAAAAGCAGCCGTCATCGCAGGCGCTGTGGGCGTGATTGCCGAAGTGAATGAAAAAGCAGCCACAAAGCGCCACTCACAGGGCTGGGTGGACGAATTGTTTTACGACCTTGACGAACTGATGGTGCGTATCAAAAAAGCGCAACAGCAAAAAGAGGCCGTTTCGATTGCCTATGTTGGAAATGTGGTAGGTCTCTGGGAAAAACTTGCCAAAGAACAAATCAGGGTGGACATGGGCTCCGATCAGACCTCGCTGCACAACCCCTGGTCGGGAGGATATTACCCGGCAGGACTGACTTTTGAAGAATCCAATAAAATGATGGTATCTGATCCGGAACTTTTCAAAACCAAGGTCCGTGAATCGTTGCGCCGCCAGGTGGCTGCCATCAATGAGCTTACAGCGAAGGGAATGTACTTTTTTGACTATGGCAATGCGTTCCTGCTCGAATCCAGTCGTGCCGGAGCAGATATATTGAACGAAAAG of the Bacteroidales bacterium genome contains:
- a CDS encoding 4Fe-4S binding protein, whose product is MAYVISEDCTACGTCIDECPVEAISEGEIYKIDPDVCTDCGACADVCPVEAIHPE
- a CDS encoding urocanate hydratase; protein product: MTDFKNAILQGIPDILPAPAPYDTKVSHAPVRKDILTPEEKKLALCNALRYFDKKHHAVLVSEFKEELDRFGRIYMHRFRPAYKMFARSIEEYPYRSQHAAAIMLMIQNNLDPAVAQHPHELITYGGNGAVFQNWAQYLLTMQYLATMTDKQTLVMYSGHPMGLFPSHKDAPRVVVTNGMMIPNYSKPDDWEKFNALGVTQYGQMTAGSYMYIGPQGIVHGTTITIMNAARMIGANSDEGIGGKLFVSSGLGGMSGAQAKAAVIAGAVGVIAEVNEKAATKRHSQGWVDELFYDLDELMVRIKKAQQQKEAVSIAYVGNVVGLWEKLAKEQIRVDMGSDQTSLHNPWSGGYYPAGLTFEESNKMMVSDPELFKTKVRESLRRQVAAINELTAKGMYFFDYGNAFLLESSRAGADILNEKGDFRYASYVQDIMGPMCFDFGFGPFRWVCTSGKPEDLDKTDQIAVEVMEKIAATAPAEITMQMKDNIKWIKEAKINKLVVGSQARILYADAEGRMKIAEAFNNAVRGGKLSAPVVLGRDHHDVSGTDSPFRETSNIYDGSQFTADMAVQNVIGDSFRGATWVSLH